Genomic DNA from Pongo pygmaeus isolate AG05252 chromosome 16, NHGRI_mPonPyg2-v2.0_pri, whole genome shotgun sequence:
aggcacctgccactatgcccagctaatctttgtatttttagtagagatggggtttcaccatgttggccaggctggtctcgaacttctgacctcaagtgatccaccgtctctgcctcccaaagtgctgggattacatgtgcgagccaccatgcctggtcccttGCTGTTTTTATACTTTATGTCCATAACTGTTTCCcatgtaagtttttgtttttttgaatttctcatttttattacccCTGCATCATCTGCCACCCTGAAGGATCTGGAAGTAAGAGGCCCTGGGCCGAGGTGCAGTGACTCTGCAGACCAGCCCTCCAACCTCCTCTCACAGCGGgggctgggtgcccctctgccaGCTGAGACAgcccacacacaccccagcccTAATGATTGTTCTCTCTACCTTTCCCTGCAATTGTCCTCCAACTCCTCTCTGCATGCGCCTCAGAGCCGGTACCAAGAACTGGAAGTAGCCCTGGACTCAAGCTCCGCAACAATCAATCAACTAAATAAAAACATAGAATCATTGGTAAGAGTCCAGTGGGGTCCCCTGATTCCATGCTGCCAATcctgggccttagtttccccTTGGGGCCCTGAAGAAAGGGGCTGAGGGCCCCTGGTGCAAAGGGCAAATGGGGAGCTGGAGTACTCAGGTCTCACCTGGGGGGACCCCAGAGCAAGGAGCATGCAACATGGCTCTTCTGTTGCTGCCCTCTTTGCTGACTCTCTCTTCTTCAGACATCTCTGCTCCAGTCCTTGCTACACACACCCTGGGGTTGTCGCCTCTCAGGGAAGTGAGGATTGTCAGGGGCCCCATATTTCTGCCCTGACTCAATCCCTAATTTGCTCTTTGAGTCTGCACAAGCCACCTCTCCTCCTTGGGCTCATGTTTCTGGAAGAGGTAGAGAGTATCAAAGGTCTCTGTTAGCTCTGAGAGTCCAAGATTTAAAGGCCCCTAGAATGGAAACCTCAGGGCCAAGGGCTCCTGTCTGTCCTTTTCTGTCCTGTATCTCTGCCGTGAAGAACCGTACCTGGCCtgtatgtgctcagtaaatgttcctTGAATGAATGCACCTTTCTAAATCACAAGCTGGCAGAAGGGTGGGCCTTTCTCAGACTCCGTCTCTAGAGGTTTATGTTCCTGTACTTTTGAGAGAATCCAGATTCAGACTTTGAGTTCTGTGGCTGTGGgcaaaaaccaacaaagacccaCACCctctgtccttgggagcttgaggaGGGTTGACCAGTTCATGTTGCCATTGGGTCTGAGAACTTTGCCTTTAAAATCCATTTCTGGCCCCTGCCTACCGCTTCCTGGTCTGGGGAATAGAGTTGAGGGGGCCACCCTCAGTCACCTGAATTTGACTCTCCCCacagaaacaacagaagaaaCAAGTGGAACATCAGCTGGAAGAAGTAACGTGATTTCTTTGTTTGCTCACAACATGACTGCTGGGTTTGGGGGGCACTCAAATGTAGAGGCACCAGTCTCGTCTCACCCACCCCCAGCCTGGGAAAGAAGGCTCACCCCTCAGATTCCACCCCATGCCCACAGGGTCCCTGATAACCTGGTCCCATgggtgggcctgtcctggggcaTTGGTGGCCCTGTCCTGGGGCATTGGTGGCATTCTGGGGGCATGTCTCTTgctgtgccatctctgcctccccctggtaagagctctgtcttcctcttcctataggaaaagaaaaccaacagtGAAATACACAAAGCACAAACGGAGCAGTTAGAGGTGAGTGGGAAGGTGGGGAGTTTTCTCCTGtccttcagagaatgtttctttccttctctttcagagCTTGCTTGGCTTTTCTCCCAAACATGCAATTCCAGACAATCAACATTCTCACGTTGGAAAAGGCAGACTTGAAGACCACCCTTTACCATACTAAACGTGCTGCCCGACACTTCGAAGGTGGGAATCTGGGCACCCTGTCATCCTTCAACCTGGCACTTTGACAGGTCTTTAAGGGGAGTCCTTTGGGTCCCATCTCAACCTCTGTCATTACAGAAGAGTCCAAGGATCTGGCTGGCCACCTGCAACATTCTTTGTGGCATATTAAAGAATTGGAGTGGGCTCTCTCTGCTGTGTCTACACAGCAGCAGGAAGAGGACAGGGTGAGTCCAACCAGCAGCCCCATCCCCTGGCAGCCTGGCTTCCCAGATGGAGGAGTGAGCCTAAAGGTCCCTTCTGCAGGTTGGAGTGTCCTGCCCAGAAGGCAGCATGCTCATTTCTCACTGCTTTTGTGTATGGTTGTTAGAGGTAGCCTGGGGCTGAGTCAGCTGCTGTGGGTGAGTTGGGGGGCACTGTGGGGAGCGAGCACTGAACGCAGAGCTTGGAGGCCAAGTGCCTGCCCTGCCCTTACCTGGTTGTGGCCTTGGCCAAGTCCTAGGTGGGGTATTGGGTACTTGTACTGTGAAGGTATAGTAGAGTACCTTTAGTATGTTACCATTTCTGTAGAGAGAggtaaggggtgtgtgtgtgtagtgtgtgtgtgtgtgtgtgtctgtacatactatgataatatacataaaacatgtctGCAAGTGTTCGTAAAAAACTCAGGAGAGAGTAACAGGGTGGCTGGGAGACACTTCCCTTCTGTACCTACTGAGTTTTGGACTATGCAAATGTATCATCCTttcaaaaagtgaacaaaagattAATTTCCCCCTTTCTATCTGTGCCCACACCCCCAGCAAGAAAAAATGGGCTTAGAGAATTGGATAGACCTGggtgttcaaatcccagctctgtctaaGTGATCTTAGGTAAGCACTTGACCTTGAATACTCCATGTTTTTCATCTACACAATAGAGGTAATCCTAGTAACTGTCTCACATGGtgtttgtgaggatgaaatgggaTTGTAGCATGGAACCTGGTGAAGCACTCCATGACAGTTCAAACAGTGGtagtaataacagtaataacaacAGCAATATTATCTGATCTCTTTGGGCCTCTGTTAGCCAGCTgtaaattcaatttctttccctGTCCCTTCCAACTTTACTGAGTTCTTTTGAAAACCAGACCATGGGCTTGGAAATGCCTTGATCTTTACTGACCGAGTTGTATATTAAGCCTAGCATTAGCCCTTTTAAGGGGCACTGCCCGGGCTCCCCAGATCGAAACTTCTCACTCTTCACCATCCAGTCCTCGAGCTGCAGTGAAGCAGTTCTCCAGCGGCAGTTACATCAGTCCATAAAGGAGCGGGCACTGCTGAACGCACACGTGACACAGGTGAGACTTTGCAGAGGGAAGGATGTGGAAGGAAGATGACTCCAGGTGGCCAGGAGCAGCTGAAGACTAGTGACAGCCCTTCCTAACTTCTGTGCCCATTCTTGCAGGTGACAGAGTCACTCAAACAAGTCCAGCTAGAGAGAGATGAATATGCTCAACATATAAAAGGAGAGAGGGCCCGATGgcaggagaggatgtggaaaatgtCGGTGGAGGTGAGACCTGACCCTTCAGCCCCCACTTTAGATAGGTCACTGGATCTTTCTgggcatctgtaaaatgggaatagtacaGCCAGAGGTGGTCATGGGTCTGGGCTTtgtggaggtgggggcagagagggagatggTAGCCTGTCCAGCCACCAGCCCCTCTCTCCAGGGCCCTTTccccctgtgctttgggcaggCTCACACattgaaggaggagaagaagcgTGACACACATCGGATACAGGAGCTGGAGAGGAGCTTGTCTGAACTCAAAAACCAGATGGGTAAGATGGGGCTGTTGTGACCTGGGAGCAGGACTGGCATCAGAGGGCTGTGGGGTGCCTTAGAATGCCCCagagaggtgggtggatggaagggctttgagacagagggaaagaggtcTGTGCCAGGAGACAGCAAGTCTTGTCATCCCCATGAGCCTCAGGGTCCCCATCAGCAAAGAGGGAGGAGTGCCCGTTGTCAGCCACCCACAGTGCTCTCTATCTGAAAGTGGCTTGGAAATTGGCTACCATCGGGTGCGAGGAATCATTAGCAGTGAGGCCAAGTTTGGGAAGCCTGAGAGGAGCTGTGCATCAAGAGAacggttggtttttttttgggggggggaagGTGGTGGTGGGGAATCCAGAGGCCCTTATTGTCTGCTTCCTTTCTCAGCTGAGCCCCCATCCTCAGTGCCTCCAGGAGGGCCCTCTGAGGTGGAGCAACTACAAGATGAGGCCAAACATCTGAGGAAGGAGGTGGAGAGTTTGATGGGAAATCTTCAATCCCAGGGGGAAAACAATCAGGCTTTGAGTCTCCTGAGCAAGGAACAAAGGGAGAGGCTTCGGAAACAGGAGTGGAGGctccaggagcaggaggagaggagGCTCCGGGAGCAGGAAGGGCTGTGTGAGCAAAAGGAGAGGCTTCGGGGGCAGCAGGAGAGGCTGCGGGGGCAGGGTGAGAGGCTGCAAAAGCAGGAGGTGAGGCTGCGAAAGCAGGAGGAGAGACTgcgaaaggaggaggagaggctgcgaaagcaggaggagaggctgcaggagaaggaagagaggctgtgggagaaggaggagaggctaCAAAAGCAAGAGGAGAGGCTGCGAAAGCAGGAGGAGAGGCTCGCGCTCTCCCGGAACCAGAAGCTCAACAAGCAGCTGGCCGAGCCACAGTGCAGCTTCGAGGATCTGGTGGGTTGCCCCACCTGGGGAGCCTGCCCTCATCCCTAGCCC
This window encodes:
- the LOC129014290 gene encoding golgin subfamily A member 6C-like, coding for MFLSFSFRACLAFLPNMQFQTINILTLEKADLKTTLYHTKRAARHFEEESKDLAGHLQHSLWHIKELEWALSAVSTQQQEEDRSSSCSEAVLQRQLHQSIKERALLNAHVTQVTESLKQVQLERDEYAQHIKGERARWQERMWKMSVEAHTLKEEKKRDTHRIQELERSLSELKNQMAEPPSSVPPGGPSEVEQLQDEAKHLRKEVESLMGNLQSQGENNQALSLLSKEQRERLRKQEWRLQEQEERRLREQEGLCEQKERLRGQQERLRGQGERLQKQEVRLRKQEERLRKEEERLRKQEERLQEKEERLWEKEERLQKQEERLRKQEERLALSRNQKLNKQLAEPQCSFEDLNNKNKSTLQLEQQVKELQEKLSKEMEEDIWTVRRRRHLSLCQASQRTWRARRPWCTLRPQVKGLCPTSLPHLFWVCPYKNTQLLPSGGIFQLPGASAQEKQAWLCGQRKVRRLCCQHLAHLVASAWKEPEAEALVPGTGGEFVCREIYRALQGAMEKLKSGFMDFLEEKADRKEQVEKPELGFIKLSGATEGEYLTIYESQGVVPNRRHREKEDVIRLAQNEEEMKVKLLELQELVLPLVGDHKGHDKFIAAAQNPADEPPPGAPAPQELGAADEQGDPCLPFSKDLCEVSLDDSVEPAPGAAREGSPDDNPTAQQILQLPPVMQDTQEHPGLPSKPCMPFFYRAAKNRR